The genomic DNA GGTATGAATGGGAGAACGCCTTTTGAGGTTTTAAAGAGTAAGTGGGATTGTTTGTTTAATCTTAATGTTGCTTGTTTCCCTGTTGTGCTGCTTGAGGATGTTTTTGTGGTGGCTAATAGGCTGGGGGTATTGGAAAAGGGTGGGGAGAATGTGCTCACCCCCTACCTTTTAAGCCTTTACATCCCCTTGGTCAATTTGTGTTTCAGCATATTTAAAGTAATTAAATATCCCATCTATGGTTGCATTTTCTATGTTTGCAATCAGCTCTTCAAACAGATTAAACGCTTCCTTTTTAAACTCAACTACAGGATCCTTTTGAGCATAACCTCTCCATCCTATACTTTCTTTGATGTGATCAAGAGCCCTTAAATGCTGTCGCCAGTAGTGGTCAAGTGTTTGAAGCATTATTATTCTTTCTATCTCTCTAAGCTGCTGGCTACCTATAAGTTTCTCTTTTTCCTCATACTCTTTAATTAATCTATCGTAAACTATCTTAAATAGTTTATCCCTTTCATTAACTGCCCCTTCCACTTCAATTTCCATTAGTTCTTTAAAGCTCTCAGGAACAGGAAATTCAAAACCAAACCTCATCTCAAGAGCCTGTTTAAGTCCTTTTAAATCCCATTCATCAGGAACAACCGTTTCTGGAGCATACACGTCAATAAGTTTCCAAACAACTTCTTCTATCATATAGAAAATATCTTCCTTAAAATCTTCTCCATCAAGAAGCTTATTCCTCTGCTCATATATAACCTTTCTTTGAACGTTATAAACCTCATCATACTCAAGAAGACGTTTTCTTATCTGGAAGTTCTGGTCCTCAACTCTTTTCTGGGCATTCTCAAGAGCTTTTGAAACCATTTTATGAGTAATCGGTTCATCGTCAGGAACATTCATCATTTCCATTAACTTTTTAATCCTGTCAGAACCAAACAACCTTAAAAGATCATCCTCAAGAGATAGAAAGAAACGGGACTCTCCAGGATCACCCTGTCTTCCTGCACGCCCACGAAGCTGATTATCTATACGGCGGGCTTCATTTCTTTCAGTACCTATAATGTAAAGCCCTCCAAGCTCTATAACCTTTTTCTTCTCCTCTTCCGTTTGCTTTTTAAACTTTTCAGTCTCCTCTCTTAACAGCTCCTCAAATTTCTCTTCACCAACTTTTTCAGGAGTTATTCCCCTCTTCTTAAGTTCCTGCTTTGCCATATATTCAGGATTCCCCCCAAGGAGAATATCTGTACCACGGCCGGCCATATTTGTGGCTATAGTTACAGCTCCAAGTCTTCCAGCCTGGGCAACTATTTCAGCTTCTTTCTCATGATACTTAGCGTTAAGAACCTGATGTGGAATTCCCTTTTTTTTCAAAAGAGATGAAAGGTATTCGGAAGCCTCAATGGAATTAGTCCCGACAAGCACAGGCCTGCCTATTTTGTAATTCTTCTCTATCTCTTTAACAACCGCATCATACTTTGCTTTCATTGTTTTATAAATAACATCTGGATGGTCCTTCCTTATAACAGGCTTGTTTGTTGGAATAACCACAACATCAAGACCATAAATCTCCTTAAGCTCTGCTGCTTCCGTTTCAGCGGTACCTGTCATACCGGCAAGTTTCTTATAAAGTCTGAAATAATTTTGAATCGTAATAGTTGCAAGTGTCTGATTTTCAGCTTCTATTTTCACCTTTTCTTTAGCTTCAACAGCCTGATGAAGACCATCACTCCACCTTCTACCTGGCATAATCCTTCCTGTAAACTCATCAACAATAATCACTTTTCCATCTTTTACCACATAATCAACATCCTTTTTAAACAGATTGTGTGCTCTGAGAGACTGAATTATCCCGTGAAGAAGGTCAGAAAACTTAGGATCATAAAGATTGAAATCTTTTAATCCTGTCATCTTTGTTACTATCTTTTCAACTTCTCTAATACCCTCATCTGTTAAAACAGCTGTTTTATTTTTCTCATCAACAGTGAAATGTTTATCTTTTTTAAGCTGTCTCACAATAGTATCAGCAATGTAATAAATATCCACGTTCTCTTCAGATGGTCCTGAAATAATCAAAGGAGTTCTTGCCTCATCTATTAAAATAGAATCCGCCTCATCAACAATAGCGTAAAAAAGGTCTCTTTGAACCCGCTCCTCTTTGGAAAATGCCATGTTATCCCTTAAATAATCAAATCCAAACTCACTGTTTGTTCCGTAAGTTACATCTTTTGAATACATACGTTTACGCTCTTCTTTTTCCATACTGTTTTGAAGATAACCAACTGTTATTCCAAGATAGTTATAAACAGGGCCCATCCATTCAGCATCTCTTTTCGCAAGATAATCATTAACAGTTACAACATGAACACCTTTTCCAGCAAGTGCATTAAGATAAACTGGTAATGTTGCAACCAGAGTCTTCCCTTCACCCGTTTTCATTTCAGCAACTTTTCCCTGATGTAAAACGATTCCACCAATAAGCTGAACATCATAATGTCTCATTCCAAGGGTTCTTTTTGCTGCCTCTCTTACAGCAGCAAACGCTTCAGGTAAAATCTTATCCATATATTTAAATTGTTCTTTCTCATCTTTTATCTTTGAAAGCTCTTCTTTCCATCTGTTTGTCAAAGCCTGCAAATCTTCTTTGCTCTTTTTCTCAAACTCAGATTCAAGTGCATTAATTTTCTCAACAAGAGGCTTTAACTTCTTAACCGCTCTTTCATTTTTACTTCCGAAAATTTTTGTTAAAACAAGATCTATCATTTGAAATTCCTCCAATAATTTTATTTTGAACCGTTCAAAATATAGAAAGACTTATAATTAAGAGAAACCTAACAGGAACTAAAGAGGAGGAGCTCTGGATAAATTTGAATGCTCAATTAAGTCTTCTTTTATTTTTTGGTTGTTTGAACAGTGATTGAAAAATTCTTTATTATTAAATAAAGAAAACTTTAGCAGCTCAAAGCAGCTTTCCTCATCCTTTTGAGACGAACAAACAAAAGATACAGCTTTACTTTCAGCATATAAAAAAACTTCCGTTTTCAGCTGCAAAGATGAGCTATAAACAACATCCCCACAACTAAAAACAGTTATAAATATTAACCCTGCAATTATACTGTTAAGTTTAACCCTTTTCATTCTGCCTTAAAGATACACCATTAACTTTTGAATGTCAAAATAAATGTTAATTTTTCAACTTTTTCTCTATTTCAGCTATCGCAACTTTTGTTTTCAAAAGAGCATCTGGATTAATAGAAATTGTATCTATACCCTTTTCTATTAAAAACTGCGTAAACTCAGGATAATCGGAGGGAGCCTGCCCACAGATACCAACCTTTCTACCCATCTTTTTTGCCTTCTCTATAACCATTGCAACCATATACTTAACAGCATCGTTTCTCTCATCATAGACCGAAGCAACAAGTTCAGAATCTCTATCAACGCCGAGAGTAAGTTGAGTTAAATCGTTGGAGCCTATAGAAAATCCGTCAAAAATTTCCGCAAACTGCTCAGCAAGAATCACATTTGATGGAATTTCACACATAACATAAACCTGCAACCCATCCTTCCCCCTTTCAAGCCCATATTCCTTCATAACTTCAAGCACCTTCCTGCCTTCTTCAACAGTTCTACAAAACGGCACCATCACTATCACATTTTTTAGACCCATCTCCTCCCTGACTCTTTTTATAGCAAGACATTCAAGCCCAAATGCTTCCTTAAACCTCTCTGAATAGTATCTTGATGCACCCCTCCAGCCGAGCATCGGATTTTCTTCAGCAGGCTCAAAGTATTTACCTCCAAGGAGGTTTGCATACTCATTTGTTTTAAAATCGGAAAATCTAACTATCACAGGCTTTGGATAAAAAGCAGCAGCAATTTTTGCTATTCCATACGAAAGTTTGCTTATGTAAAACTCTTCAGGTGAATTAAATCCATAAAGTTTTTCTTCTATGACTCTTGCAACTTCAGAATCTTTCTCTTTTATAAAATCAAAATTCAAAAGAGCAAGAGGATGAACACCTATATAGTTATTTATAATAAATTCCTCCCTTGCAAGACCAACCCCATCGCTGGGCAGGAAAGAAAGTTCAAATGCTCTATCTGGAGTTGCAACATTAAACAACACCGGTGTATCAACTTCTGGAATTGAAGAAATATCAACGGTCTCAATACTAAACGGAATTTCACCTTCATAAATATAACCTTCATTCCCTTCAGCACAGGAAACCGTAACCGTTTCATTGTCTTCTAAAATCTTCATAGCATCCCTGGCTCCAACAACAGCAGGAACTCCAAGTTCTCGCGCCACAATAGCCGCATGACACGTT from Desulfurobacterium atlanticum includes the following:
- the secA gene encoding preprotein translocase subunit SecA, with protein sequence MIDLVLTKIFGSKNERAVKKLKPLVEKINALESEFEKKSKEDLQALTNRWKEELSKIKDEKEQFKYMDKILPEAFAAVREAAKRTLGMRHYDVQLIGGIVLHQGKVAEMKTGEGKTLVATLPVYLNALAGKGVHVVTVNDYLAKRDAEWMGPVYNYLGITVGYLQNSMEKEERKRMYSKDVTYGTNSEFGFDYLRDNMAFSKEERVQRDLFYAIVDEADSILIDEARTPLIISGPSEENVDIYYIADTIVRQLKKDKHFTVDEKNKTAVLTDEGIREVEKIVTKMTGLKDFNLYDPKFSDLLHGIIQSLRAHNLFKKDVDYVVKDGKVIIVDEFTGRIMPGRRWSDGLHQAVEAKEKVKIEAENQTLATITIQNYFRLYKKLAGMTGTAETEAAELKEIYGLDVVVIPTNKPVIRKDHPDVIYKTMKAKYDAVVKEIEKNYKIGRPVLVGTNSIEASEYLSSLLKKKGIPHQVLNAKYHEKEAEIVAQAGRLGAVTIATNMAGRGTDILLGGNPEYMAKQELKKRGITPEKVGEEKFEELLREETEKFKKQTEEEKKKVIELGGLYIIGTERNEARRIDNQLRGRAGRQGDPGESRFFLSLEDDLLRLFGSDRIKKLMEMMNVPDDEPITHKMVSKALENAQKRVEDQNFQIRKRLLEYDEVYNVQRKVIYEQRNKLLDGEDFKEDIFYMIEEVVWKLIDVYAPETVVPDEWDLKGLKQALEMRFGFEFPVPESFKELMEIEVEGAVNERDKLFKIVYDRLIKEYEEKEKLIGSQQLREIERIIMLQTLDHYWRQHLRALDHIKESIGWRGYAQKDPVVEFKKEAFNLFEELIANIENATIDGIFNYFKYAETQIDQGDVKA